The Candidatus Syntrophosphaera sp. region GCCATCGCCCGGCTGAAGATGATGGAAGGCTACTCCGTCATGCAGCCCATGGGCTATGACTCCTTTGGCATGCCGGCGGAGAACTTCGCCATCCAGCACAATTCCCATCCCCGCATCACCACGGAGGAGAACATCGCCGCCATGCGCGGCCAGTTCGATTCCCTGGGCTTCGGGCTGGATTGGGAACGCGAGGTCAGCACCTGCCGGCCCGACTACTACAAATGGGGCCAGTACCTCTTTAAGAAACTGTATGAGAAGGGTTTGGTCTATCGCAAGAAATCCTGGCAAAACTGGTGCGAGGACTGCCAGACCGTGCTTGCCAACGAACAGGTGGAAAACGGCCGCTGCTGGCGCTGCAGCGGTGAAGTGGCCCAGAAAGAGCTGGAACAGTGGTTCTTCCGGATCACGGACTACGCCGAGGAACTGCTTAATTTTTCAGGCATGGTGGACTGGCCGGAACGCGTGATCACGATGCAGAAGAACTGGATCGGCAAAAGCGAAGGCACCCTGATCGATTTTCCTCTGGAAGCAGGCGGAGAGCCCATCAGCGTCTTCACCACCCGTCCGGACACGGTTTACGGGGTCACTTTCATGGCCTTGCCGCCGGAACATCCACTGGTGCAGAAATGGCTGGCTGAAGAGCCGGACAACAAGCCCCTGCACGATTTTTGCCGCAAGGTCATCAACGAGGACAAGATCTTCCGCACGGCAGAGGACACCACCAAGGAAGGCGTCTTTTCCGGCAGATACTGCGTCAATCCCCTAAATGGCAATAACGTGCAGATCTGGATCACCAACTACGTCCTGCTGGAATACGGCACCGGCGCCGTCATGGCCGTTCCAGCCCACGACCAGCGCGACTTCGAATTTGCCAAAAAGTACGGCATTCCGATGCGCCTCGTGATCCAGAACCCGGAGCAGAACCTGGTGCTGGAAGAGATGGAGGAAGCCTACGTCGAGCCTGGCGTGATGGCCAATTCCGCCCCTTTCGATGGCCTGGACAGCGAATCCGCCAAGGCCGCCATCTCCAGATTGCTGGAGGAGAAAGGCTTGGGCAAGGCTACCTGCACCTACAGATTGCGCGATTGGGGCATTTCCCGCCAACGCTATTGGGGCAACCCCATCCCCGTGATCCACTGCCCGCATTGCGGTGTGGTCCTGGTCCCGGACGAGCAACTGCCTGTCCTGCTGCCGGATAACGTCCAACTGGGCAAAACCACCAGCAATCCGCTGCTGTCCGTGCCCGAATGGTTCTATGTTCCCTGCCCCCGGTGCGGGGCTGATTCCCGGCGCGAGACAGACACCATGGACACCTTTGTGGACAGCGCCTGGTATTACGCCCGCTACGCCGATCCGCACAATGCCGAGGCTCCTTTCGATCCGGCCAAGGCCAAATACTGGCTGCCGGTGGACCAATACATCGGCGGGATCGAGCACGCCGTGATGCATCTGCTCTACGCCCGCTTCATCAGCAAATTCATGCGTGACCTGGGCTGGCTGGCTTGCGACGAACCCTTTGCCAGATTGCTCACCCAGGGCATGGTCACCAAAGACGGCGCCAAGATGAGCAAATCCAAAGGCAATGTGGTCGATCCCACCTACATCGTGAACCGCTTCGGGGCCGACACCCTGCGCGTCTTCCTGCTTTTCGCCTCGCCGCCGGACAAGGATTCCGAATGGAGCGACGACGGCATCATGGGCGCCTTCCGGTTCCTGAACCGCGTCTGGCGCCTGATCGAAGGAAATCTGGAAGACATCAAGCGCGGACTGAAGCTAAGCGCCCAGCCGGAAGAGGTCTCCGCTCCGCTGCGGGACTTGCTGTTCAGCTCGCACAGCACGGTCAAGAAGTGGCTGGACGACTGCCAGCACCGCATGCAGTACAACACCGCCATCGCCGCCGTGATGGAGCATCTGAACCATTGCGTGAGTGTGAAAGACCCCGCAAGCCTCTCCGCTCCGGACCTGGCTGTATTTGCCGAAGCCTGCGGCATCATCCCGCAGCTGCTTTATCCCTTCGCGCCCCACATCGCCGAAGAACTCTGGCAAATGATGGGCTTCACCGAACTGCTGCACGAATCCGGCCTGCCCGGCTATGAAGAGCGCCACCTGATCCGCGACCTGGTGACCTATGTGGTCCAGATCAACGGCAAACTGCGCGGCAAGCTGGAAGTGCCACCGGACATCGATCTCGAGGAACTTAAGAAGCTGGCCCTGGAAGTGGAGAACGTGAAGCGCAGCCTGTCAGGGCTCTTGGTCAGGAAAATCATCGTCATCC contains the following coding sequences:
- the leuS gene encoding leucine--tRNA ligase — encoded protein: AIARLKMMEGYSVMQPMGYDSFGMPAENFAIQHNSHPRITTEENIAAMRGQFDSLGFGLDWEREVSTCRPDYYKWGQYLFKKLYEKGLVYRKKSWQNWCEDCQTVLANEQVENGRCWRCSGEVAQKELEQWFFRITDYAEELLNFSGMVDWPERVITMQKNWIGKSEGTLIDFPLEAGGEPISVFTTRPDTVYGVTFMALPPEHPLVQKWLAEEPDNKPLHDFCRKVINEDKIFRTAEDTTKEGVFSGRYCVNPLNGNNVQIWITNYVLLEYGTGAVMAVPAHDQRDFEFAKKYGIPMRLVIQNPEQNLVLEEMEEAYVEPGVMANSAPFDGLDSESAKAAISRLLEEKGLGKATCTYRLRDWGISRQRYWGNPIPVIHCPHCGVVLVPDEQLPVLLPDNVQLGKTTSNPLLSVPEWFYVPCPRCGADSRRETDTMDTFVDSAWYYARYADPHNAEAPFDPAKAKYWLPVDQYIGGIEHAVMHLLYARFISKFMRDLGWLACDEPFARLLTQGMVTKDGAKMSKSKGNVVDPTYIVNRFGADTLRVFLLFASPPDKDSEWSDDGIMGAFRFLNRVWRLIEGNLEDIKRGLKLSAQPEEVSAPLRDLLFSSHSTVKKWLDDCQHRMQYNTAIAAVMEHLNHCVSVKDPASLSAPDLAVFAEACGIIPQLLYPFAPHIAEELWQMMGFTELLHESGLPGYEERHLIRDLVTYVVQINGKLRGKLEVPPDIDLEELKKLALEVENVKRSLSGLLVRKIIVIPGKMVSIAVGK